One Solanum pennellii chromosome 10, SPENNV200 genomic region harbors:
- the LOC107001762 gene encoding major facilitator superfamily domain-containing protein 12-like isoform X1, producing MVDDEPKSLGRFSVFTYGVGHMLNDITSSCWYTYLLLYFTNIGLSPSNAATVTLTGQFADAFTTIIAGELIDRFGNFKIWHGMGCLLVAVSFTSLFGGCLPCKILGSDSPVVQTTGYCISAVVFCSGWSCTQISHLSMVNGVTLNPTSRVACVSCRNAFTMIASLILYVIAFFVFKKQTSSSQVDIKNQYQSMAYISIFIGAVFVIIFQLGTKEPSLKQESNGKRATASWTYWLKKVLYYQVLSIYVSTRVVTNVSQTFLAVYVMNDLRMSPSSKALIPAIIYLSSFVASVLLQELKWSGERLKAFFSAGGLLWLFCGAAVIFLPINMHAFIYVLSILIGIGNALMMVTAIGMESELVDKDLDGSAFVYGSLGFIDKVLCGVFLYFLESYESADPVPCDPTYPCFSVTRFSLGFIPGISALIGVVVAFFIRFHTPNPKTLTQPFLA from the exons atggttgatgatgaaccaAAATCCCTAGGAAGGTTTTCTGTGTTTACTTATGGTGTGGGACATATGCTGAATGATATAACATCTTCCTGTTGGTATACATATCTCTTGCTCTACTTCACAAATATTGGATTGTCCCCAAG CAATGCCGCAACAGTCACACTTACTGGTCAGTTTGCTGATGCATTTACGACCATAATAGCTGGTGAACtg ATAGACAGGTTTGGTAATTTCAAAATATGGCATGGCATGGGATGCCTATTAGTTGCTGTATCTTTTACATCACTCTTCGGTGGTTGCCTCCCTTGTAAAATTCTTGGATCTGATTCACCTGTCGTTCAAACCACTGGTTACTGCATATCTGCAGTGGTTTTCTGCAGTGGGTGGTCTTGCACTCAGATATCACACCT GTCAATGGTGAATGGAGTCACACTAAATCCAACAAGCAGAGTAGCCTGTGTTAGCTGTCGCAATGCTTTTACAATG ATTGCAAGCCTAATCTTATATGTGATCGCATTTTTCGTCTTCAAAAAGCAAACTTCTAGTTCACAGGTTGACATTAAGAATCAG TACCAATCGATGGCTTATATTTCGATTTTCATTGGAGCAGTCTTCGTGATTATATTTCAGCTTGGAACTAAAGAACCAAG TTTAAAGCAAGAATCTAACGGGAAACGTGCTACAGCTTCTTGGACATACTGGTTGAAGAAAGTCCTATATTACCAAGTACTTAGCATCTATGTGTCAACTCGAGTTGTGACTAATGTCTCTCAG ACCTTCTTAGctgtttatgttatgaatgatctACGGATGAGCCCATCTTCAAAAGCCTTG ATTCCTGCCATCATCTACTTATCAAGCTTCGTTGCCTCAGTCCTCCTACAG GAGCTCAAATGGAGTGGTGAACGGTTGAAGGCCTTCTTTTCCGCTGGGGGTCTCCTTTGGCTATTTTGTGGAGCTGCAGTAATTTTCCTCCCAATAAACATGCATGCTTTTATATATGTCTTGTCCATACTTATTGGCATTGGAAACGCGTTGATGATG GTAACAGCAATAGGGATGGAAAGCGAGCTAGTTGATAAAGATCTTGATGGATCTGCTTTTGTGTATGGATCATTGGGCTTTATTGACAAAGTTTTATGTGGAGTGTTTTTGTACTTTCTTGAGTCGTATGAGA GTGCAGATCCTGTTCCTTGTGATCCAACTTATCCTTGTTTCTCCGTTACACGATTTTCTCTAGGTTTCATTCCAGGGATTTCTGCTTTAATTGGAGTCGTAGTCGCATTCTTCATAAGGTTCCACACACCCAATCCTAAGACACTAACACAACCCTTCTTGGCATAG
- the LOC107001762 gene encoding major facilitator superfamily domain-containing protein 12-like isoform X3, whose product MGCLLVAVSFTSLFGGCLPCKILGSDSPVVQTTGYCISAVVFCSGWSCTQISHLSMVNGVTLNPTSRVACVSCRNAFTMIASLILYVIAFFVFKKQTSSSQVDIKNQYQSMAYISIFIGAVFVIIFQLGTKEPSLKQESNGKRATASWTYWLKKVLYYQVLSIYVSTRVVTNVSQTFLAVYVMNDLRMSPSSKALIPAIIYLSSFVASVLLQELKWSGERLKAFFSAGGLLWLFCGAAVIFLPINMHAFIYVLSILIGIGNALMMVTAIGMESELVDKDLDGSAFVYGSLGFIDKVLCGVFLYFLESYESADPVPCDPTYPCFSVTRFSLGFIPGISALIGVVVAFFIRFHTPNPKTLTQPFLA is encoded by the exons ATGGGATGCCTATTAGTTGCTGTATCTTTTACATCACTCTTCGGTGGTTGCCTCCCTTGTAAAATTCTTGGATCTGATTCACCTGTCGTTCAAACCACTGGTTACTGCATATCTGCAGTGGTTTTCTGCAGTGGGTGGTCTTGCACTCAGATATCACACCT GTCAATGGTGAATGGAGTCACACTAAATCCAACAAGCAGAGTAGCCTGTGTTAGCTGTCGCAATGCTTTTACAATG ATTGCAAGCCTAATCTTATATGTGATCGCATTTTTCGTCTTCAAAAAGCAAACTTCTAGTTCACAGGTTGACATTAAGAATCAG TACCAATCGATGGCTTATATTTCGATTTTCATTGGAGCAGTCTTCGTGATTATATTTCAGCTTGGAACTAAAGAACCAAG TTTAAAGCAAGAATCTAACGGGAAACGTGCTACAGCTTCTTGGACATACTGGTTGAAGAAAGTCCTATATTACCAAGTACTTAGCATCTATGTGTCAACTCGAGTTGTGACTAATGTCTCTCAG ACCTTCTTAGctgtttatgttatgaatgatctACGGATGAGCCCATCTTCAAAAGCCTTG ATTCCTGCCATCATCTACTTATCAAGCTTCGTTGCCTCAGTCCTCCTACAG GAGCTCAAATGGAGTGGTGAACGGTTGAAGGCCTTCTTTTCCGCTGGGGGTCTCCTTTGGCTATTTTGTGGAGCTGCAGTAATTTTCCTCCCAATAAACATGCATGCTTTTATATATGTCTTGTCCATACTTATTGGCATTGGAAACGCGTTGATGATG GTAACAGCAATAGGGATGGAAAGCGAGCTAGTTGATAAAGATCTTGATGGATCTGCTTTTGTGTATGGATCATTGGGCTTTATTGACAAAGTTTTATGTGGAGTGTTTTTGTACTTTCTTGAGTCGTATGAGA GTGCAGATCCTGTTCCTTGTGATCCAACTTATCCTTGTTTCTCCGTTACACGATTTTCTCTAGGTTTCATTCCAGGGATTTCTGCTTTAATTGGAGTCGTAGTCGCATTCTTCATAAGGTTCCACACACCCAATCCTAAGACACTAACACAACCCTTCTTGGCATAG
- the LOC107001762 gene encoding major facilitator superfamily domain-containing protein 12-like isoform X2 encodes MVDDEPKSLGRFSVFTYGVGHMLNDITSSCWYTYLLLYFTNIGLSPSNAATVTLTGQFADAFTTIIAGELIDRFGNFKIWHGMGCLLVAVSFTSLFGGCLPCKILGSDSPVVQTTGYCISAVVFCSGWSCTQISHLSMVNGVTLNPTSRVACVSCRNAFTMIASLILYVIAFFVFKKQTSSSQVDIKNQYQSMAYISIFIGAVFVIIFQLGTKEPSLKQESNGKRATASWTYWLKKVLYYQVLSIYVSTRVVTNVSQTFLAVYVMNDLRMSPSSKALIPAIIYLSSFVASVLLQELKWSGERLKAFFSAGGLLWLFCGAAVIFLPINMHAFIYVLSILIGIGNALMMVTAIGMESELVDKDLDGSAFVCRSCSL; translated from the exons atggttgatgatgaaccaAAATCCCTAGGAAGGTTTTCTGTGTTTACTTATGGTGTGGGACATATGCTGAATGATATAACATCTTCCTGTTGGTATACATATCTCTTGCTCTACTTCACAAATATTGGATTGTCCCCAAG CAATGCCGCAACAGTCACACTTACTGGTCAGTTTGCTGATGCATTTACGACCATAATAGCTGGTGAACtg ATAGACAGGTTTGGTAATTTCAAAATATGGCATGGCATGGGATGCCTATTAGTTGCTGTATCTTTTACATCACTCTTCGGTGGTTGCCTCCCTTGTAAAATTCTTGGATCTGATTCACCTGTCGTTCAAACCACTGGTTACTGCATATCTGCAGTGGTTTTCTGCAGTGGGTGGTCTTGCACTCAGATATCACACCT GTCAATGGTGAATGGAGTCACACTAAATCCAACAAGCAGAGTAGCCTGTGTTAGCTGTCGCAATGCTTTTACAATG ATTGCAAGCCTAATCTTATATGTGATCGCATTTTTCGTCTTCAAAAAGCAAACTTCTAGTTCACAGGTTGACATTAAGAATCAG TACCAATCGATGGCTTATATTTCGATTTTCATTGGAGCAGTCTTCGTGATTATATTTCAGCTTGGAACTAAAGAACCAAG TTTAAAGCAAGAATCTAACGGGAAACGTGCTACAGCTTCTTGGACATACTGGTTGAAGAAAGTCCTATATTACCAAGTACTTAGCATCTATGTGTCAACTCGAGTTGTGACTAATGTCTCTCAG ACCTTCTTAGctgtttatgttatgaatgatctACGGATGAGCCCATCTTCAAAAGCCTTG ATTCCTGCCATCATCTACTTATCAAGCTTCGTTGCCTCAGTCCTCCTACAG GAGCTCAAATGGAGTGGTGAACGGTTGAAGGCCTTCTTTTCCGCTGGGGGTCTCCTTTGGCTATTTTGTGGAGCTGCAGTAATTTTCCTCCCAATAAACATGCATGCTTTTATATATGTCTTGTCCATACTTATTGGCATTGGAAACGCGTTGATGATG GTAACAGCAATAGGGATGGAAAGCGAGCTAGTTGATAAAGATCTTGATGGATCTGCTTTTGT GTGCAGATCCTGTTCCTTGTGA